ATGCCGAGGACACGCCGCTGAGCGCCCGCAAGTCGACTCCCCCTCCGAAAACCGACCGCCGCACCGCCATTCTGGATGCGGCGGAGGCCGAATTCAGTGCGCATGGCTATGACGGCGTCACGCTGCGCACCATTGCCAAGCGGGCGGGCGTCGATCTCGCGCTGCCGAACTATTATTTCGGCCCGAAGGAATCGCTGTTCGAAGCGGTGTTCCTGCGCCGCGCCGAAATGCTGAACGCCTGGCGCGAGGATGCGCTGAATGCGGCGCTGGCCGCTGCGCATCCGGGGGCGCCATCGGTAGAGGCGATCGTGCGGGCCTATATCGAGCCGATGCTGAAGGCGGATCATCTCGCCGATCCGGCCTGGAAGAATTACTACGCCCTCGTGGCCTACGTGAACAACACGCCCGGTTGGGGCGGACGGCTGATGGCGGCCCACTTCGACCCGCTGATCCGCAAGTTCCTCGACGCGCTGCGCCTAGCGCTGCCCAGCATGGACGAGAAGGATCTCTACTGGGGCTATCACTGCTTTTCCGGCGCGATCACGCTGGTGCTGGCCCAGACCGGACGGATCGACTTCCTGTCCGGCGGCGTCTGCCGGTCCGAAGACCTGAGCGACGCCTGCGAGCACATGATCCCGTTCATCACCGGCGGCTTTGAAGCCGCCCGCCGCGCTGCGCCGGCAGCCCGGCCGCGTCCGCAACGCGTGAAAAGCTCCGCGCACTGATTTCCCTGATCCCAAGAAAAAGGGGCGGCGCCTTCTGACGCCGCCCCAAGGGGGCTTTCTGGTCGGCCCGGCCCACACCGTGGCCGGACCGGGGAGGAAACGCCAGAGGCCCTTAGAAGTTGTAGTCTACGCCGAAGGTGACCGTGCGCGGGTCGCCGTAGAAGCCGGTCAGCACGCCTTCCAGGCCGAGCGCCGGGGCGCCGACGGCGTTGAGGAAGTTGTAGCCCGACACGCGGTAGCGCTCGTCGGACAGGTTCTTGCCGCTCAGCGTGAACCCCCACGGGCTGCCGTTTTCCTGCCAGCGCAGGCTGAGGTCGAGCAGCGTGAAGGCTTCCTGGTCGATCGGGGTGGGCGTTTCGAACTGACTCGAGTCGCCGCGATAGGACGTCAGCTGGCTGACGATCAGGCGGCCATCCTTCTGGAGGATGTTGAACGGCGTGTCGTAGGAGAGGCGCAGGCTGCCGGTCCATTCCGGCGTGTTCTGGACGACGCGCTGGTCGGCGAGGTTGGTCGGCACGCCGCCCACGATGACGATGAACTCGTCGTACTGGGCATTGATGTAACCGATGGCCGTCGATGCCGTGAACATGTCCGAGTCGTTGAAGATCTCTTCGCCGAGGATGGCATTGCTCTCGAGTTCGACGCCCCAGAGGGTGGCCGCGCCGGCGTTGGTGGTGACACCGGCAAAGCTTTCGAAGATGCCGTCATTGTTGGCGTCGACGCCGACCGAACCCGGGATCTGCACGTCCTTGTAGTCCATGTAGAAGCCCGCGAGGCTGGAGCGCAGGCGGCCGCCGAACATGTTCGACTTCCAGCCGATCTCGTAGCTGTCGACTTCTTCCGGTTCGAACAGCATGAAGGCTTTGACTTCGTCCGGCGAGACGACGGTATCGCCGTTGAGGTCGATGGCGAGCGTGGACTGGCCGCGCGGATCGAACGAGCCGCCTTTGAAGCCCTGGGCGTAGGTGGCGTAGACGGTGTGGTCGTCCACCGGCTTGTAGGTCACCGAGACGCGCGGGCTGAAATCGTCGAAGGTTTCCGAGCCTTCGAAGTTCGAGGTGGTTTGGATCGGAATGCCGTTGCCGCCGAAGAATTCGGAGAAGCCGCCGACATAGTTGCGGCGCAGAACGGTCGAGGTGCGCTCGTCTTCAGTGTAACGGCCGCCGACGGCGATCGA
The genomic region above belongs to Acidobacteriota bacterium and contains:
- a CDS encoding TetR family transcriptional regulator, producing MSARKSTPPPKTDRRTAILDAAEAEFSAHGYDGVTLRTIAKRAGVDLALPNYYFGPKESLFEAVFLRRAEMLNAWREDALNAALAAAHPGAPSVEAIVRAYIEPMLKADHLADPAWKNYYALVAYVNNTPGWGGRLMAAHFDPLIRKFLDALRLALPSMDEKDLYWGYHCFSGAITLVLAQTGRIDFLSGGVCRSEDLSDACEHMIPFITGGFEAARRAAPAARPRPQRVKSSAH